CAATTTCCCCCGTCATATGGCGTTCTTTTCTTGCTTTCAATGAGGCCCGTCAATTGGTCGGGCTAGCATTATTTGatctgaaaagaaaaaaagaaacagtttcaaactgaaaaaacaaaaaaaaaaaagctgccATCTGTGGCCGTTCCATTTGTTTTTAATAGtataaaagagtaatattatgtatatatattttttatatattgataatgtatcattatatgattgtatattattttatctaaatttaaaatcattcaatcatattatgattaatcatatgtatattcaaattatgtataaaaaaatatacgcataatttgattgtttgcgaaattgtcttttaatattacagtattttgtaatttaaaatatttaatatggaTAGTTTTGTTTTTACCATTTTGAAAATCAACCTGAgaaataatgtaaattttaaaagttaattagggcaccttttaaaaaaaaaaaaaatttataataattacatataatcagttttaaatatagttttactAACAAAGTGACATTGCATCCAAGAATGGGGATGTgcggtaaataaaatttataaaaatataaataaataagtattgaACTTCCAGTAAATAATAGcacagaagaaagaaaaaacattttctttatatttgacGATATAATTTTTACCTTAATCTCTATCGCAATCGAGTTTATGTAAGCTTACACAATAATAGTTACTTCATTGGAGAAAATGGTCCCCTCAAAGTTCTGATTTAACCAGCACTAATCAAGGGAAACATATGTGCTCATGCTTACGCTTGAAGACCAAAATTTCTAGCATTAATTCTTAAATTGAAAATGGATAAATAATTACTTTCATATTTGGATATTCCGTTTGATAAAATATCGCTATATAAAAacatatgtgtataaataattatgtatcacaataaaattaagtattattttatcataatatatcacaatataattagatattattttatttttaattttttattattcaatcacacaataacattacaaaattatataaataacattactcTTCAAAATTACTaactcatataataacacatcattatttatacacttagttttattatcaaataatatattatcatatgattaaatttatctttaaatcaaaatcacataattatataatgacataacaTGCAAGTATCCAATTGGACACTCTAAttgaataaacataattttattgcatttgaATTATTTCATTCCTGTTTTGTTTcaataattaaactatttttgaaaattatcttgatatttTAATGTCTTACATTAATATAAGAAAGttcaacaagagaaaaatagaagGGTTAGCCATTGTTCAAGAAAAGAGTCCACATATAGTCATACTGAGTTGCATACACACCATTGAATAAGCTGGCTGCGTGCTCCCTTCGTTTAAGTCATGACGAAACAAAACTGAAAGCTAACCACTTCTTTCCCTCACAAATTCTTAGTTTTCATATCCTTCAAAAGCTACGAAGAATCCTGAATGTGGGTGTATTCCTCCATCAATTTGGTCAGCATTGCACTACATTCATTCTCGATCTCACACTGTTCTTCGTAAAACCTGTGCTTCAACGCTGCCATCTTTTCATCGCGTATTTTGAATACctcctctctcttcttctcGAACACTTCCATTTCTTTGTCTTGTAGCTTTATGAAATTCGCCATCCTTTCAGTTCTGTGTGAGAAAACCATCAATCATTACCCAAAACAAAACATACCCGGACTCTAAGTTCTTCTATCTCAGttaattattacatatataccTTTGCCTCGTGTCTTCAATGTTGGATGCATTTTCGATTGATTGCTTCGCTTTCTCCCGCTCATCTTGCTGTAGCCTTTCAAAATCCTCCTCTTTGGCATCTCTTGCTTCCTGGATCATTCTGATTTGCTCTTTGTAAAACTGTTCTTGGAAGTCCATCTTCAGCAGCATAAACCAAGGAGTTAAAGACAAAATAGAGGAAATAAATAAGACATACTTTAACTTCAATTTCGTCATGGAAAATCAGAAAACCCAGAAGCAACGGGATGTAATACCTCTTCCTTGGTCTGTTCATATTGCATCTTTGTTCTTTGCTTGACAATGCGATTCTCCTCCATTGTCTTTCTCAGCCTCTCACTCACAATACCAAAAGATTCTTCCAGAGTTTTCGAATGCCTTGTAGCTTTATCCACTTTGATCTTTAAGTAATTGAGCTGCTGGTTGTCCTCACTCATTTGTCTAATCTGGCGTACAACCATCTCTTGATATGATCTTAACTCATACTTCAGCCTCGATTTTCCTAATGAATTGCAAAGCATGTCACAAACATAGTTAAAGCATTCTTCATGtttataaaactgaaaaaagatgTGTTTTGATGCTTACGCTTGTCCGTGTATCCGACACAcataaacacaaaaacaaacaGATTGAAAGATATATAGAGAGAACCTTGTGAGTGCTGATTGAAGAAATCGATGTCTTCCTTTACTGCCATAAAACCATATAATTGTCGCTCCCCTCCAGGGTGGAATAATACCTGCCTCCTATTCCAAGATTCTCTATCAGTTCCTTGCTCAGAAAAATGTTTATGCAGACGTTCTGCTTCTAGGTATCCCCCAGcagaactttcaaaaattaGCACACTCATTCCACGGTGCCCCTGTGGACCATAAGAATGTCGAGCCCTCACAGCAGCATAAGAGCCAAAGTACTCTAAAAGTTCCTGATTCCCCATCCCAATCCACTGaatccaataaaataaaaggattaGTTACATCATGATGATCCAGCAAATACATTTATTAAATGATCACACAGGCAAACTGCATTTGTGAGCAAAACAGAACTTTATAAACAAAATGGCTTTCTATTGTAACCTCTATACAGCGACAAGACGATGTAAAAGTAATCGTACCTTCTCACCATCATCTTTCTCCAACCTGGTATTCATTATGATCACCATGGGTGGCCAAACTATCTCATGATCCTTCTCTTCATCTTTCAACCCTTTCCACCTGCCAAATAATTCAGAAGCTGGAAAGACCGAAGTTCCCCGCCGGTGCAACTCCTCTTCCAGAAGCTTTGCAAGTTCCCTGTGGAGCTTCACCCTCTTAGCTCCTTTTGTTTTGGCATGGACCATTAGTGGCTGAAGGCCACGGTACCAGTCGATAGAACCTGGACCGCGCTGGCACGCTGGACAGTGCCACTGCCTTTCTGGTTCATTTATCTCTTCAACAGTCAAATTATCCAAGCTTTCAAAGAATTTCCTGAACCATCGACTCTTCTTTCGAGTCTCATGACTCTTTTGACTGGTATCTGAATCAAATTCATCACTGAAGAGTTCATCCTCTGAATCATCCGCAATATCAGAGTTGTCTTCCTTGTCATCATCATAATTTTCATCAGCATTATCCTTGTAATCATCATAGAcacttttgtctttgtctttgtgaCCATCTTCAGAACCTTTAGATGAAGAAGAACCAGCTCTAGATTGCCAGTTCCAACCCCGCTCCAAAGGAGGAGGAATTACCGGTTGAGGGGCCATATAACTTCTCTCAGGCATTTTCCTGGGCAACTGGGGCTTCGCACTCCCCCAGCTGGGTTGTGTCCTAGATTCTGAAGTATGTGCCCATGTTTTCCCAGAAGCCCTTCCAGCGCCACTAACACCAGGTTTTGGAGCACTgctatttgttttgtttttagacTTCCTTGAAGCCACCTGCCACTCACCATCATCTTCGGCTGCATTAGCACCAACTGGTTTTTCACCTCCTCTTCTTGAACTCATCTTCGTGCAAAATTTTCAGCTGCATTATTGTGACATATAACAGTGGTTAATCagggaaaaaaaagaggaaaaagtaaTATCTATCAAAAGAGAATGCAAGACTACCTTGTCAAAAGATCTTAACAcctaaatgacaaaaaaaactACTATTCCTACCTTTAagctaaataattttaaataacgCTCAAGCTTCTTACACAAATGATTCCACAGAACAAACACTGAAGATTGAAATATTGTCTTCTAATGGTGAATGTGATACACtagatttttctaaaaaatatacaataagtTACACAAAGTGATGTCTTTAGTTCCCCAGCATCAGCTAGGAAAATCTCAATATTTCTTTGTGATTACCCATAACCAAACAGAGGCACAGCGAAATACATTCATTTGATAAAATCAAGAGCAAAATCACTGAAtcaagaaatattaaaaaaaaacatcaaaactAATAAACTATATTTTAGAAACAATCAACAGCCAGTCTACATATTTCTTCAAGAGAAAATGCAAGACTACCTCGTCAAAAGATCTTAATATCTAAGTTATAAAAAACATTTGTTACTAACTCATGAGCTAAAGATCGTTAATCACACTCAAGCTTCTACCACAAAAAAATTCTACACACTAACACTGAAGATAACAAATACTGTCTTCTAAAAGTATGTGTGATACACCAGATCGCTTCTACAAAAATTAAGTAACGCAAATTTATGTTTTCCAACGACTAGCAGGAAAATCGCAAAATTTTTGTGATAAGCCGTAGGTTATTTTTCTCAGCAATCAAACAGAGGAACATAAGATTC
The sequence above is a segment of the Mangifera indica cultivar Alphonso unplaced genomic scaffold, CATAS_Mindica_2.1 Un_0072, whole genome shotgun sequence genome. Coding sequences within it:
- the LOC123207324 gene encoding protein SUPPRESSOR OF GENE SILENCING 3-like, with the protein product MSSRRGGEKPVGANAAEDDGEWQVASRKSKNKTNSSAPKPGVSGAGRASGKTWAHTSESRTQPSWGSAKPQLPRKMPERSYMAPQPVIPPPLERGWNWQSRAGSSSSKGSEDGHKDKDKSVYDDYKDNADENYDDDKEDNSDIADDSEDELFSDEFDSDTSQKSHETRKKSRWFRKFFESLDNLTVEEINEPERQWHCPACQRGPGSIDWYRGLQPLMVHAKTKGAKRVKLHRELAKLLEEELHRRGTSVFPASELFGRWKGLKDEEKDHEIVWPPMVIIMNTRLEKDDGEKWIGMGNQELLEYFGSYAAVRARHSYGPQGHRGMSVLIFESSAGGYLEAERLHKHFSEQGTDRESWNRRQVLFHPGGERQLYGFMAVKEDIDFFNQHSQGKSRLKYELRSYQEMVVRQIRQMSEDNQQLNYLKIKVDKATRHSKTLEESFGIVSERLRKTMEENRIVKQRTKMQYEQTKEEMDFQEQFYKEQIRMIQEARDAKEEDFERLQQDEREKAKQSIENASNIEDTRQRTERMANFIKLQDKEMEVFEKKREEVFKIRDEKMAALKHRFYEEQCEIENECSAMLTKLMEEYTHIQDSS